In one Erinaceus europaeus chromosome 3, mEriEur2.1, whole genome shotgun sequence genomic region, the following are encoded:
- the LOC103123250 gene encoding charged multivesicular body protein 3 isoform X3, with amino-acid sequence MTRLGAGNGKPEGARPVQFAMGLFGKTQEKPPKELVNEWSLKIRKEMRVIDRQIRDIQREEEKVKRSVKDAAKKGQKDVCVVLAKEMIRSRKAVGKLYASKAHMNSVLMGMKNQLAVLRVAGSLQKSTEVMKAMQSLVKIPEIQATMRELSKEMMKAGIIEEMLEDTFESMDDQEEMEEAAEMEIDKILFEITAGALGKAPSKVTDALPEPEPPGAMAASEDEEEEEALEAMQSRLATLRS; translated from the exons ATGACCCGCCTGGGCGCAGGGAACGGAAAGCCGGAAGGGGCAAGGCCAGTTCAGTTCGCCATGGGCCTGTTTGGGAAGACCCAGGAAAAGCCGCCCAAAGAACTG gtCAATGAATGGTCACTGAAGATAAGAAAGGAAATGAGAGTTATTGACAGACAAATAAGAG ATAtccaaagagaagaagaaaaagtgaaaCGATCTGTGAAAGATGCTGCCAAGAAGGGTCAAAAGGACGTCTGTGTGGTTCTGGCCAAGGAGATGATTAGGTCAAGGAAGGCCGTGGGCAAGCTTTATGCCTCCAAAGCGCACATGAACTCTGTGCTCATGGGGATGAAGAATCAGCTAG CTGTTTTACGAGTGGCTGGTTCCCTGCAAAAGAGCACAGAAGTAATGAAGGCCATGCAGAGTCTTGTGAAGATTCCAGAAATTCAGGCCACCATGCGGGAGCTGTCCAAAGAAATGATGAAG GCTGGGATCATAGAAGAGATGTTAGAGGACACGTTTGAAAGCATGGACgatcaggaagaaatggaagaagcaGCAGAGATGGAAATTGACAAAATTCTGTTTGAAATTACAGCAG GGGCCTTGGGCAAAGCACCTAGTAAAGTCACCGACGCCCTCCCAGAACCCGAACCTCCAGGAGCTATGGCTGCCTcagaagatgaggaagaggaagaggctcTGGAGGCCATGCAGTCCCGACTGGCCACACTCCGCAGCTAG
- the LOC103123250 gene encoding charged multivesicular body protein 3 isoform X5: protein MRVIDRQIRDIQREEEKVKRSVKDAAKKGQKDVCVVLAKEMIRSRKAVGKLYASKAHMNSVLMGMKNQLAVLRVAGSLQKSTEVMKAMQSLVKIPEIQATMRELSKEMMKAGIIEEMLEDTFESMDDQEEMEEAAEMEIDKILFEITAGALGKAPSKVTDALPEPEPPGAMAASEDEEEEEALEAMQSRLATLRS from the exons ATGAGAGTTATTGACAGACAAATAAGAG ATAtccaaagagaagaagaaaaagtgaaaCGATCTGTGAAAGATGCTGCCAAGAAGGGTCAAAAGGACGTCTGTGTGGTTCTGGCCAAGGAGATGATTAGGTCAAGGAAGGCCGTGGGCAAGCTTTATGCCTCCAAAGCGCACATGAACTCTGTGCTCATGGGGATGAAGAATCAGCTAG CTGTTTTACGAGTGGCTGGTTCCCTGCAAAAGAGCACAGAAGTAATGAAGGCCATGCAGAGTCTTGTGAAGATTCCAGAAATTCAGGCCACCATGCGGGAGCTGTCCAAAGAAATGATGAAG GCTGGGATCATAGAAGAGATGTTAGAGGACACGTTTGAAAGCATGGACgatcaggaagaaatggaagaagcaGCAGAGATGGAAATTGACAAAATTCTGTTTGAAATTACAGCAG GGGCCTTGGGCAAAGCACCTAGTAAAGTCACCGACGCCCTCCCAGAACCCGAACCTCCAGGAGCTATGGCTGCCTcagaagatgaggaagaggaagaggctcTGGAGGCCATGCAGTCCCGACTGGCCACACTCCGCAGCTAG
- the LOC103123250 gene encoding charged multivesicular body protein 3 isoform X4, whose amino-acid sequence MAVVNEWSLKIRKEMRVIDRQIRDIQREEEKVKRSVKDAAKKGQKDVCVVLAKEMIRSRKAVGKLYASKAHMNSVLMGMKNQLAVLRVAGSLQKSTEVMKAMQSLVKIPEIQATMRELSKEMMKAGIIEEMLEDTFESMDDQEEMEEAAEMEIDKILFEITAGALGKAPSKVTDALPEPEPPGAMAASEDEEEEEALEAMQSRLATLRS is encoded by the exons ATGGCTGTG gtCAATGAATGGTCACTGAAGATAAGAAAGGAAATGAGAGTTATTGACAGACAAATAAGAG ATAtccaaagagaagaagaaaaagtgaaaCGATCTGTGAAAGATGCTGCCAAGAAGGGTCAAAAGGACGTCTGTGTGGTTCTGGCCAAGGAGATGATTAGGTCAAGGAAGGCCGTGGGCAAGCTTTATGCCTCCAAAGCGCACATGAACTCTGTGCTCATGGGGATGAAGAATCAGCTAG CTGTTTTACGAGTGGCTGGTTCCCTGCAAAAGAGCACAGAAGTAATGAAGGCCATGCAGAGTCTTGTGAAGATTCCAGAAATTCAGGCCACCATGCGGGAGCTGTCCAAAGAAATGATGAAG GCTGGGATCATAGAAGAGATGTTAGAGGACACGTTTGAAAGCATGGACgatcaggaagaaatggaagaagcaGCAGAGATGGAAATTGACAAAATTCTGTTTGAAATTACAGCAG GGGCCTTGGGCAAAGCACCTAGTAAAGTCACCGACGCCCTCCCAGAACCCGAACCTCCAGGAGCTATGGCTGCCTcagaagatgaggaagaggaagaggctcTGGAGGCCATGCAGTCCCGACTGGCCACACTCCGCAGCTAG